One genomic segment of Bacteroidales bacterium includes these proteins:
- a CDS encoding DUF1343 domain-containing protein: MNYKKIIYLILLLLFFSFCKTQTKTISKIKVGAERTEKYLPLLKNKNVAIVANQTSLVNSTHIVDSLISLGVNMKKIFSPEHGFRGTADAGEYLDNYTDNKTGLPVISLYGKNKKPQKKDLEDIDILIFDIQDVGVRFYTYISSLHYIMEACAENNKKLIILDRPNPNGFYVDGPVLDNAFSSFVGKHPVPLVYGMTIAEYAQMINGENWLNNKTKCEIINILCENYTHEDLYTLPAKPSPNLPNMKAVYLYPSLGLFEGTVISIGRGTDFPFQVFGHPVFKNVSFEFKPHSIPGASKYPKFKDELCYGYDLRNNKGYYKFKTGKINLQYLIDSYDKLAKNEEFFNSFFNNLAGNDILKEQIKSGLSEKEIRKSWQHDLDKFKKIRKKYLLYKDF; the protein is encoded by the coding sequence AAAATATCTGCCATTATTAAAAAACAAAAATGTCGCAATTGTAGCAAATCAAACCTCATTGGTAAACTCAACTCATATTGTTGACAGTTTAATATCACTTGGCGTAAATATGAAAAAAATATTCAGCCCCGAACATGGTTTTCGAGGAACTGCTGATGCTGGTGAGTATTTAGATAATTATACCGACAATAAAACAGGTTTGCCCGTTATTTCATTATATGGAAAAAATAAAAAACCTCAGAAAAAGGACCTTGAAGATATTGATATTTTAATTTTTGATATACAAGATGTTGGTGTTAGATTTTATACTTATATATCAAGTTTGCATTATATTATGGAAGCTTGTGCCGAAAACAATAAAAAACTTATAATATTAGACCGTCCCAATCCTAATGGATTTTATGTTGATGGACCTGTTTTGGATAATGCTTTTAGTTCATTTGTTGGTAAACACCCTGTTCCATTGGTTTATGGAATGACAATAGCTGAATATGCTCAAATGATAAATGGTGAAAACTGGTTAAACAATAAAACAAAATGTGAAATCATAAATATTTTATGTGAAAATTATACGCATGAAGATTTATATACCCTTCCTGCAAAACCATCGCCAAATTTGCCAAACATGAAAGCAGTTTATTTATATCCTTCATTAGGATTATTTGAAGGTACTGTTATTAGTATTGGACGTGGAACGGATTTTCCTTTTCAGGTATTTGGACATCCGGTTTTTAAAAATGTTTCTTTCGAATTTAAACCTCACAGTATCCCGGGTGCAAGCAAATACCCAAAATTTAAAGATGAATTATGTTATGGTTATGACCTGAGAAATAATAAAGGCTACTATAAATTTAAAACCGGAAAAATAAATTTGCAGTATTTAATTGATAGTTATGATAAATTAGCAAAAAACGAAGAGTTTTTTAATTCGTTCTTTAACAATTTGGCAGGAAATGATATACTGAAAGAACAAATAAAAAGCGGATTATCAGAAAAGGAAATAAGAAAAAGCTGGCAACATGATTTAGATAAGTTTAAAAAAATTAGAAAAAAATATTTATTATATAAAGA